One Serpentinicella alkaliphila DNA segment encodes these proteins:
- a CDS encoding VanZ family protein — translation MRMNKRRIITMVLLVYTLILAYWMLFAFGRGTNPNYMYNLRPFLTIRRFLRFSNFSFHVWVINLIGNVAVFIPFGIFIPISFSSKFIKTQIIFLSGLFILEVLQLVTRRGSFDIDDFILNTLGVTIGYLTYKILLKLNVVN, via the coding sequence TTTTACTTGTATATACCCTAATTTTAGCCTATTGGATGTTATTTGCTTTTGGTAGGGGTACTAACCCTAATTATATGTACAATTTAAGGCCATTCCTTACTATTAGAAGGTTCTTGAGATTTTCAAATTTCAGTTTTCATGTATGGGTAATTAATTTAATAGGCAACGTAGCTGTTTTTATCCCATTTGGAATTTTTATTCCTATATCTTTTTCTAGTAAGTTTATAAAAACACAAATTATATTTCTAAGCGGATTATTTATATTAGAAGTACTACAGCTTGTTACCCGCAGAGGCAGCTTTGATATTGATGATTTTATTTTAAATACATTAGGTGTTACAATAGGATATTTAACATACAAAATATTACTTAAACTTAATGTAGTTAATTAG
- a CDS encoding TraX family protein, translating into METEQSIREEKRTDILKIIAIVSMLIDHIGYKFFPHIIVFRIIGRIAFPIFAFHLVIGYKNTSNLKNYAMRLGLFALISQVPFTFFGRGLNIFVTLLIGIIAIYLYENNRSLIYILFIGIIGLTYLGIYFDYGLYGVVLILIFYLYFDDYKNLILSFIGITLLYCIEANYYVQMYSLLAIPLFYFKFKSIIKLNKYFFYAFYPVHISVIVILDYVLK; encoded by the coding sequence ATGGAAACTGAACAATCGATTAGAGAAGAAAAAAGGACTGATATTTTAAAAATAATTGCTATTGTTTCAATGCTAATAGATCATATTGGTTATAAATTTTTTCCACACATAATTGTATTTAGAATAATTGGAAGAATTGCCTTCCCTATATTTGCATTTCATTTAGTTATTGGCTATAAAAATACCTCTAACCTAAAAAATTATGCAATGAGGTTAGGTCTATTTGCGTTGATTTCTCAAGTACCCTTCACATTTTTTGGTAGAGGCCTAAATATTTTTGTTACACTATTAATTGGCATAATAGCAATATATCTTTATGAAAACAATAGGAGCTTAATTTATATCTTATTTATTGGCATAATAGGGCTAACCTATCTTGGCATTTACTTTGATTATGGCTTGTATGGGGTAGTACTCATTCTAATATTTTACTTATATTTTGATGATTATAAAAATCTAATATTAAGCTTCATTGGTATTACTTTACTATATTGTATTGAAGCTAATTATTATGTTCAAATGTACTCATTATTAGCAATACCACTATTTTATTTTAAGTTTAAAAGTATTATTAAATTAAACAAATATTTTTTCTATGCATTCTATCCCGTTCATATTTCAGTAATAGTTATTTTAGATTATGTGCTAAAATAA
- a CDS encoding L-lactate MFS transporter — translation MHSVSERKGLQVLFAATGINLVSGLLYIWSVISKSLVRELNWTSKEASLPYTIATVSMVIAMVLLGKVQDVKGPRFTATIGSLLLGTGFILSGFTRSPLIMVVTFGIMTGSGMGILNLSTISAPSKWFSASKKGMITGTVVAGVGLSSVLYSPLSNYLIITIGSSKTFIYIGTFALIIACSLSQLLRTPPKGYTIKGNSNNNLAISNSIDFTWKEMLSTVSFYKLWVMLAFSASAGLMIIGHATNIAIVQINWEGGFILVILLAIFNTLGRFLGGSISDKIGRINLMRTIFIAQAINMLIFSKYSSITTLAIGVAIAGLCYGATFSVFPATCSDLYGTKSFGINYGLLFTGWGFGGIIGPMTGAYIFDLTKSYSSSYLIAFILLTISLLITFKLKTSPIPLKTTVLQGDH, via the coding sequence ATGCATAGTGTGTCTGAACGAAAAGGTTTACAAGTACTATTTGCTGCAACAGGGATTAATCTAGTCTCTGGCTTACTATATATTTGGAGTGTTATAAGCAAAAGCTTAGTGAGAGAGTTAAACTGGACCAGCAAAGAAGCTTCTCTTCCATATACTATAGCTACAGTATCTATGGTTATTGCTATGGTTCTTCTTGGTAAAGTGCAAGATGTTAAGGGGCCAAGGTTCACTGCAACTATTGGAAGTTTACTATTAGGCACAGGCTTCATTTTATCAGGATTTACTAGAAGTCCATTAATCATGGTTGTTACTTTTGGCATAATGACTGGCTCTGGCATGGGTATATTAAACTTGTCTACTATATCTGCCCCCTCTAAATGGTTTAGTGCTAGCAAAAAAGGTATGATTACAGGTACAGTTGTTGCGGGAGTAGGTTTATCTTCAGTACTTTATTCCCCTTTATCAAACTATTTGATTATTACAATCGGAAGTTCAAAAACTTTTATATATATTGGAACATTTGCATTAATTATTGCTTGTTCACTTTCTCAATTACTACGTACACCACCAAAAGGCTACACAATAAAAGGTAATTCCAATAATAATTTAGCTATAAGTAATAGTATTGATTTTACATGGAAGGAAATGCTTAGTACAGTAAGCTTCTATAAATTATGGGTTATGCTAGCTTTTTCTGCTTCGGCTGGACTTATGATTATCGGGCATGCAACTAACATTGCAATAGTTCAAATCAACTGGGAGGGCGGTTTCATATTAGTTATACTACTTGCAATATTTAACACTTTAGGTAGATTTCTAGGGGGAAGTATCTCTGATAAAATTGGAAGAATAAATTTGATGAGAACAATTTTTATAGCTCAAGCCATTAACATGCTCATATTTTCAAAATATAGTAGCATAACTACTCTAGCTATAGGCGTTGCTATAGCAGGTCTTTGCTATGGGGCAACTTTCTCTGTGTTTCCAGCCACTTGCTCAGACCTTTATGGAACTAAAAGCTTTGGAATCAATTATGGTTTGCTATTTACTGGTTGGGGATTTGGAGGGATTATTGGACCAATGACTGGTGCATATATTTTTGACTTAACAAAAAGCTATAGTTCCTCATATTTAATTGCCTTTATTTTACTAACAATATCACTGCTCATTACTTTTAAATTAAAAACATCTCCTATACCACTTAAAACAACTGTTTTACAAGGTGACCATTAG
- a CDS encoding methyltransferase family protein: MKGAKLISHIFSIVALPFNVLVTIPFILLYVEKSDLSFEYITDKYTLIYLGIILCLIGLVLLITTVRLFINIGKGTLAPWDPTKKLVIEGPYKYVRNPMISGVIFILLGESILFRSKYILIWVTVFFIINNIYFITKEEPGLVKRFGKEYELYRENVPRWIPRLKPWKV, from the coding sequence ATGAAAGGTGCGAAGCTAATCAGTCATATATTTAGTATAGTTGCTCTTCCTTTTAATGTTTTAGTTACAATCCCCTTTATTTTATTGTATGTAGAAAAGAGTGACTTAAGCTTTGAGTACATAACTGATAAATATACATTAATATATTTAGGTATAATTCTCTGTCTCATAGGATTAGTACTATTAATAACGACAGTAAGACTTTTTATAAATATAGGAAAAGGCACTCTAGCACCTTGGGATCCTACCAAAAAACTTGTTATAGAAGGTCCATATAAATATGTGAGAAATCCTATGATTAGTGGAGTAATATTTATCCTCCTAGGAGAATCGATTTTATTTAGATCTAAATATATTCTTATCTGGGTAACAGTGTTTTTTATAATTAACAATATATATTTCATAACTAAAGAAGAACCAGGATTAGTTAAACGATTTGGAAAAGAATATGAATTATACAGAGAAAATGTTCCAAGATGGATACCTAGATTAAAGCCCTGGAAGGTTTGA
- a CDS encoding GntR family transcriptional regulator has translation MQIKFDSVKPIYVQIAEAIEDEIITGNLKEGQQCYSQLIISRELNVNPATAAKGINLLVTEGILLKQRGLAMIVANGAREQILEKRKTEGFDALGRELVNEAKKLGLKYEQVIEIIKRYF, from the coding sequence GTGCAAATAAAATTCGATAGCGTTAAGCCTATATACGTTCAAATAGCTGAAGCTATTGAAGATGAGATAATTACTGGTAACCTTAAGGAAGGTCAGCAGTGCTACTCTCAGCTAATTATTTCAAGAGAATTGAACGTAAATCCAGCAACAGCTGCTAAAGGTATAAATCTCCTTGTCACTGAAGGAATATTACTAAAACAAAGAGGCCTAGCTATGATAGTAGCAAATGGTGCTAGAGAACAAATATTAGAAAAAAGAAAGACGGAGGGCTTTGATGCTTTGGGTAGGGAACTGGTTAATGAAGCTAAGAAGCTTGGCCTTAAATATGAACAGGTTATTGAAATAATTAAAAGATACTTTTAG
- a CDS encoding ATP-binding cassette domain-containing protein encodes MTDYVINTKGLMKSYGSNLAINNISIDIKKEGIIGLIGRNGSGKTTFMRMCAGLLNKTDGDLQVLGGKPMDNLEIVDRLVYTYHNMAYDNNLKLIDIINSFQIMYKGFDVSFALKLLKYFELNEKQKYKSLSQGMASVFNFICAISTRAELTMLDEPVLGMDITVRRSVYEVLLRDYTENPRTIIISSHLLSELEGILSEIILINKGQLLLYKDIDEMKEIAYRVDGNADSILNFTRDKKVIYSRTGLLYSFSIVFGNLKDEMSIATKSNITLSTLRPEDLCMYLTQENKEEELKCLWEE; translated from the coding sequence ATGACGGATTATGTAATTAATACTAAAGGTCTTATGAAGTCCTATGGAAGTAATTTAGCTATTAATAATATTTCAATTGATATAAAAAAAGAAGGCATAATTGGTTTAATTGGAAGAAATGGTTCAGGTAAGACTACTTTTATGAGAATGTGTGCGGGACTACTTAATAAGACAGATGGTGATCTACAGGTTTTAGGTGGAAAACCTATGGACAATTTAGAAATAGTGGATAGACTTGTGTATACATATCATAATATGGCATATGACAATAACTTAAAGCTAATTGATATAATAAACTCATTTCAAATTATGTATAAGGGTTTTGATGTAAGTTTTGCATTGAAGCTATTAAAATATTTTGAATTAAATGAGAAACAAAAATACAAATCACTATCACAAGGGATGGCAAGTGTTTTTAACTTTATCTGTGCAATTTCAACTAGAGCAGAATTGACAATGCTGGATGAACCTGTTCTAGGTATGGATATAACTGTTAGACGTTCAGTATATGAAGTTCTTTTAAGAGATTATACTGAAAATCCTAGAACAATTATAATTTCAAGTCATTTACTATCAGAACTAGAGGGAATTTTATCTGAAATTATATTAATTAATAAAGGGCAACTATTGCTTTATAAAGATATTGATGAAATGAAAGAGATAGCATATAGGGTTGATGGAAATGCAGACAGTATACTTAATTTTACTAGGGATAAGAAAGTTATATATTCTAGAACCGGTCTATTATATTCCTTTAGTATAGTATTTGGAAATCTCAAGGATGAAATGTCAATAGCTACCAAAAGCAACATAACACTCTCTACATTGAGGCCAGAGGATTTATGTATGTATCTGACACAAGAAAATAAAGAGGAGGAGCTTAAATGTTTATGGGAAGAATAG
- a CDS encoding FAD-binding protein encodes MGYKKISDQDISFLKVICGEKHVFIKEKNIHEFAGEDLTNVIFIPEVVVEPRTSEAVSDILRYAYENNISVTPRYKGKGLSWGIMINMSKVNMNRRVR; translated from the coding sequence ATGGGGTATAAGAAAATTAGTGATCAGGATATTAGTTTTCTAAAAGTTATATGTGGTGAGAAACATGTGTTTATTAAAGAAAAAAATATTCATGAATTTGCCGGAGAAGATCTAACTAATGTAATCTTTATACCTGAAGTAGTAGTTGAGCCACGGACTTCAGAGGCGGTTTCAGATATTTTAAGGTATGCTTACGAAAATAATATATCTGTAACACCTAGATATAAAGGTAAGGGGCTTAGTTGGGGGATAATGATTAATATGAGCAAGGTAAATATGAATAGAAGGGTTAGATAG
- a CDS encoding FAD-binding protein, translating to MNYKNITEQDINFLKGICGENNVFFGEKINIDLFQKQLPKNLFMHKVIVEPKTNKAVSDIIKYACDNNIPINPRQLKTGAVGGIYIDMNNINKGIELDDEKLNLWFR from the coding sequence ATGAACTACAAAAATATTACTGAACAGGATATTAATTTTTTAAAAGGAATTTGTGGTGAAAATAATGTATTCTTCGGGGAAAAAATAAATATCGATTTATTCCAAAAACAGCTTCCTAAAAATTTATTTATGCATAAAGTTATAGTCGAACCCAAGACAAATAAGGCTGTCTCAGATATTATAAAGTATGCCTGTGATAATAATATACCAATAAACCCTAGACAACTAAAGACAGGTGCAGTAGGTGGAATATATATTGATATGAACAACATCAATAAGGGAATAGAGCTAGATGATGAAAAACTCAATCTATGGTTTAGATAG
- a CDS encoding PAS domain-containing protein — protein MKKNIKYITIDGRGEHESFKDCITKAIKDLGSEEGIHIIKDFEPSPMYKMMEEKGFDKYINKVSDTEYHVYFTPKDSIEKIKMGEFLDLDDKKIEKIMKIKLNYLRGSISLETAKSQMKESFDKVTAQEFAICEQYLQQYGITDEELAERMDEILEIFDGILVSNKIELPLGHPVRTYLDEVEAIRAVLEEMRKLKDKKFIKNQWDELYEKLSEIKIHFSRKQNQLYPALEEKGFDKPSKVMWTLENNIKDIIRRAKDFLEKNQDKEFINLQDDVIEMVEDMMVKEVEILYPTSIDLLSNEDFVKMRIGDDEIGYCLIPAPIPFGIEEDKTDKIFLNNELLKDLANVLHKHGVLENTGRGEVLDVSQGKLTLEQINLIFKHLQVDLSYVDENEIVKFYSDTKHRVFPRSAGVIGRKVQNCHPRESVHTVEEIIEAFRSGEQDMAEFWLEVGGKFIYIIYNAVRDEKGKFRGVLEMMQDVTRIRSLEGSQRLLTWENKKNNDDGPVEENKDELNPYGITKDTVIGELIKKYPFIKEYMFNLSPKYSKLKNPVIFRTMSSIATIEMISEKGGFEVHELIRIITEEINNSL, from the coding sequence ATGAAGAAAAATATTAAGTATATTACAATTGATGGTAGGGGAGAGCATGAAAGCTTTAAGGATTGTATAACTAAGGCAATAAAAGATTTAGGTTCAGAGGAAGGAATACATATAATTAAAGACTTTGAACCATCTCCAATGTATAAAATGATGGAAGAAAAGGGTTTTGATAAGTATATAAATAAAGTAAGTGATACGGAATATCATGTATACTTTACTCCTAAGGATTCAATAGAAAAAATTAAAATGGGTGAATTTTTAGATTTAGATGATAAAAAAATTGAAAAAATCATGAAAATCAAACTAAATTACTTAAGGGGAAGTATCTCTTTAGAGACTGCTAAAAGTCAAATGAAAGAGTCCTTTGATAAAGTTACTGCACAGGAGTTTGCAATTTGTGAACAATATCTACAGCAGTATGGAATAACAGATGAAGAGTTAGCAGAAAGAATGGACGAAATATTAGAGATTTTTGATGGTATATTAGTAAGTAATAAAATAGAATTACCTTTAGGTCATCCAGTTAGAACATATCTTGATGAAGTTGAAGCTATAAGAGCAGTGCTGGAAGAAATGAGAAAGTTAAAAGATAAGAAATTTATTAAAAATCAATGGGATGAACTTTACGAAAAACTAAGTGAAATTAAAATACACTTTTCTAGAAAGCAAAATCAATTGTACCCAGCTCTGGAAGAGAAGGGATTCGATAAACCTTCTAAGGTAATGTGGACTTTAGAAAATAATATTAAAGACATAATTAGAAGGGCTAAAGACTTTTTAGAAAAGAACCAGGATAAGGAGTTTATAAATCTGCAAGATGATGTTATTGAAATGGTCGAAGATATGATGGTAAAGGAAGTTGAAATACTTTATCCCACTTCGATTGATCTTCTCTCCAATGAAGATTTCGTTAAAATGAGAATAGGCGATGACGAAATTGGTTATTGTTTAATCCCTGCTCCAATACCATTTGGAATTGAAGAGGATAAAACAGACAAGATATTTTTAAATAATGAGTTGCTAAAGGACTTAGCGAATGTTCTACATAAACATGGTGTACTTGAAAACACTGGCAGAGGAGAAGTTTTGGATGTTAGCCAAGGCAAATTAACTTTGGAGCAAATAAATCTAATATTTAAACATTTACAAGTTGACCTATCCTATGTAGATGAAAATGAAATAGTTAAATTTTATAGTGACACAAAACATAGGGTATTTCCAAGAAGTGCAGGTGTAATTGGAAGAAAAGTTCAAAACTGCCATCCTAGGGAAAGTGTCCATACAGTAGAGGAAATTATTGAGGCCTTTAGATCTGGAGAACAAGATATGGCTGAGTTTTGGTTAGAGGTTGGTGGAAAGTTTATTTATATAATTTACAATGCTGTAAGGGATGAAAAGGGCAAATTCAGAGGAGTACTAGAAATGATGCAGGATGTAACCCGTATTAGAAGTTTGGAAGGAAGTCAAAGATTGCTAACATGGGAGAATAAAAAGAATAATGATGATGGACCGGTTGAGGAAAATAAGGACGAGTTAAATCCTTATGGTATAACTAAAGATACTGTAATCGGTGAACTAATTAAGAAATATCCATTTATTAAAGAGTATATGTTTAATTTATCACCAAAATATAGCAAACTTAAAAACCCAGTTATATTCAGAACTATGTCGTCGATTGCAACGATTGAAATGATAAGTGAAAAAGGTGGATTTGAAGTTCATGAGTTAATCAGAATAATTACTGAAGAAATAAATAATAGTCTATAA
- a CDS encoding IS1634 family transposase: protein MYCDIIKEGDFMFIRVTKSPTAKYKKVYLVEGYRDENGKSKQRIIKCYGNLEELEANDPDILQKLKDSAKLITKNQVNLTLNLSDSNDDMEIDKNYGYFFLERLYNELSLPQFFKSQMRKRKHVFDLNEVFQLLLYGRILKPASKKSTFENKDEYFESFKVTINSIYESLSLMKDIKEDLQQHLHEQVSQIHGRDTSLVFFDVTNYYFESDLENNLKKVGISKQKRTTPIVQMSLAIDRAGLPVGYDLFLVIPMIVQCLFLP, encoded by the coding sequence ATGTACTGTGATATAATAAAAGAGGGTGATTTTATGTTTATTAGAGTGACTAAGAGTCCTACAGCTAAGTATAAAAAAGTATATCTTGTTGAAGGCTACCGTGACGAAAATGGTAAATCTAAACAAAGAATTATTAAATGCTATGGCAATCTTGAAGAATTAGAGGCTAATGATCCGGATATTCTACAAAAGCTAAAAGATTCTGCTAAATTGATAACTAAAAACCAAGTAAATCTAACATTGAACCTTAGTGATAGTAACGATGATATGGAAATTGATAAGAACTATGGCTACTTTTTTCTTGAAAGACTCTATAATGAGCTTAGTTTGCCTCAGTTTTTTAAATCACAAATGCGTAAAAGAAAGCATGTTTTTGACTTGAATGAAGTTTTTCAATTGCTTCTATATGGAAGAATTCTGAAACCTGCTAGTAAAAAATCAACATTTGAAAATAAAGATGAGTATTTCGAATCTTTTAAAGTAACTATAAATTCTATTTACGAGTCTCTCTCTCTAATGAAGGATATTAAAGAAGACCTACAACAACATCTTCATGAGCAAGTTTCACAGATCCACGGTAGAGATACTTCACTTGTTTTCTTTGATGTAACTAACTATTACTTTGAATCAGACTTAGAAAATAATCTTAAAAAAGTTGGTATCTCTAAACAAAAAAGAACAACGCCAATCGTACAAATGAGTCTAGCAATTGATAGAGCAGGCCTACCTGTTGGGTATGATCTTTTTCTGGTAATACCCATGATAGTACAATGCTTATTCCTGCCTTAA
- a CDS encoding IS1634 family transposase, giving the protein MQEYLENPSKYKASNRYGVKKYLKEIEIDTYTGEVEDKKTLLEFEAAKYERDVALDGYYALVTSELEMPDEEIIERYRGLWKIEESFKVLKSDLEGRPVYVRREDRIEGHFLICFVALLISRILENKLKNKYSIKRIQESLRNATCRFITNGIYSLNKQDEIYRDIEKLFGVSLNYRNIRIEQIRSYRKEIVHNIKK; this is encoded by the coding sequence ATTCAAGAGTATCTTGAAAATCCTTCGAAATATAAAGCTTCTAATCGTTATGGTGTAAAAAAGTATTTAAAAGAAATAGAGATAGATACTTATACAGGTGAAGTGGAAGATAAAAAAACGCTCTTAGAGTTTGAAGCTGCTAAGTACGAAAGAGATGTGGCCTTAGATGGGTATTATGCTCTTGTTACCAGTGAGCTTGAAATGCCTGATGAAGAAATAATTGAAAGGTATAGAGGTCTTTGGAAGATAGAAGAATCTTTTAAAGTTTTAAAGTCAGATTTAGAAGGTCGTCCTGTCTATGTTCGAAGAGAGGATAGAATAGAAGGACATTTTCTTATTTGTTTCGTAGCATTATTAATTTCGAGAATTCTAGAGAATAAACTCAAAAACAAATACTCTATTAAACGAATACAAGAGTCTCTTAGAAATGCAACGTGTAGATTTATTACCAATGGAATCTACTCACTTAATAAACAAGATGAAATTTATAGAGATATCGAAAAATTATTTGGTGTTTCTCTAAATTACAGAAATATAAGAATCGAGCAAATTCGTTCTTATAGGAAAGAAATAGTTCACAACATAAAAAAATAA
- a CDS encoding radical SAM protein: protein MSLFKNYDRKRKAWLDGVAHATLDPDGPGSARMHLVPPKPLILKDPPSQLIINGTWFLPIGPSWATVLRIFFKELQNHCKNKRHISEHETDLIEKTVVTKVLELYPKTEENLILSDLREIITLGVNIATNGYIPPETNIGMNLEEYSQYMTAPHRMDLILAPMSLNSKRACPLECVCCYADYGDFMDIEKPLETSEWKQIIDRCKDAGIPMLTFTGGEPLTSPDIVELVKYSSWFVTRLNTSGYNLTKELANELHSASLDGIQITLYSDDPKIHDDLVGKVGAWEKTIQGIKNAMDVGLSVSINTPLVSRNKDYISLIRFVHELGVYCVGCSSLIPTGNAVEQIRTGKALNKTELKDILSEAVSVCKELIMEISFTSPGWLSSEELIELGLPSAPVCGACLSNMAITPTGEVVPCQSWLKGPSLGDIRAQSWDKIWNSKTCKEIRKDFATKGSCPLKEA, encoded by the coding sequence ATGAGTTTATTTAAAAATTATGATAGAAAAAGAAAAGCTTGGCTTGATGGTGTTGCCCATGCAACCCTAGATCCAGATGGGCCAGGCTCAGCAAGAATGCATTTAGTACCACCCAAACCACTAATTCTTAAGGACCCTCCTAGTCAACTTATTATTAACGGTACATGGTTCTTACCTATTGGTCCTTCATGGGCTACAGTTCTGCGTATATTCTTTAAAGAGTTACAGAATCATTGTAAGAACAAGCGTCATATTAGTGAACATGAAACTGATTTAATAGAAAAAACTGTTGTTACAAAAGTACTTGAGCTATATCCTAAAACAGAAGAAAACTTAATTTTATCTGATCTTAGAGAAATAATTACTTTAGGTGTAAACATAGCTACCAACGGATATATACCTCCAGAAACTAATATAGGAATGAATTTAGAAGAATACAGTCAATATATGACTGCACCCCATCGTATGGATCTTATTCTAGCCCCAATGTCTCTAAATAGTAAACGAGCTTGTCCTCTAGAATGTGTTTGCTGCTATGCTGACTATGGTGATTTTATGGATATCGAAAAGCCTTTAGAAACTTCAGAATGGAAACAGATAATAGATAGATGTAAAGATGCAGGGATTCCTATGCTTACATTTACAGGTGGAGAGCCATTAACAAGTCCAGATATTGTGGAATTGGTAAAATACTCTTCCTGGTTTGTAACTAGACTAAATACAAGTGGATATAATTTAACTAAAGAGCTTGCTAATGAGTTACATAGTGCAAGTCTAGATGGAATACAAATCACACTTTATTCTGATGACCCTAAAATACATGATGATTTAGTTGGCAAAGTGGGTGCGTGGGAGAAAACTATTCAGGGAATAAAAAATGCAATGGATGTAGGCCTAAGCGTAAGTATCAATACTCCTTTAGTTTCTAGAAATAAAGATTATATAAGTCTAATACGATTTGTTCATGAATTAGGAGTTTATTGTGTTGGTTGTTCCAGTCTAATTCCTACTGGAAATGCTGTAGAACAAATAAGAACTGGAAAAGCCTTGAATAAAACTGAGCTTAAAGATATCTTAAGCGAAGCTGTTTCTGTATGTAAGGAGCTAATAATGGAAATTTCATTTACATCACCAGGCTGGTTATCCTCTGAGGAACTAATTGAATTAGGCCTACCAAGTGCTCCTGTTTGTGGTGCCTGTCTCTCTAACATGGCTATTACACCTACTGGGGAGGTTGTACCATGTCAAAGTTGGTTAAAAGGCCCATCTCTTGGGGACATTCGTGCCCAATCTTGGGATAAAATATGGAATAGTAAAACCTGTAAAGAAATACGTAAAGACTTTGCTACTAAAGGAAGTTGTCCATTGAAGGAGGCCTGA
- a CDS encoding FAD:protein FMN transferase: protein MKKISAILFCIIFIMMGCNIGNKSTGELTSRRKISYDHFGTVSSVIVFDDFSAPKAIERFESTWQEINNMLEELDKAASVSIPESDIYRFNMIRYEESIEISPLTAELIKISKEMYEFTNGKYNPAVYNLVDLWGFTPRFNYVNQVNGMPYDRNRNDNGSFNLPDNKYIEAFRELSDFAGVILSGNDSSGYILTKNINDIEIDGVLYSLKIDLGGIAKGYAADKAIEILKMNGYEYGFVNVGLSSLQLLKRNVSNKGAPDDNMWGITVSNPNNKTEKYLTIFDKNTGISTSGTYDLSYFLDGREYSHIINPYTGEPTTSSILAVSILGNKSSEADAISTALCTMAEEEAIDFMNTYLDHYKVALIIMDGKDLKLVTNMKEEDYIVH from the coding sequence ATGAAAAAGATTTCTGCTATATTATTTTGTATTATATTTATTATGATGGGATGTAATATAGGTAATAAAAGTACTGGGGAACTTACATCCAGAAGAAAAATAAGCTATGATCACTTTGGTACAGTAAGTTCAGTTATAGTATTTGACGATTTTTCAGCTCCCAAAGCTATAGAACGCTTTGAATCTACATGGCAGGAAATCAACAATATGCTTGAAGAATTAGATAAGGCAGCTAGTGTTAGTATTCCAGAAAGTGATATATATAGATTTAATATGATTAGATATGAGGAAAGTATTGAAATAAGCCCATTGACTGCGGAACTAATAAAGATATCTAAGGAAATGTATGAATTTACAAATGGAAAGTATAACCCCGCAGTATATAATTTAGTAGATTTATGGGGATTTACACCAAGATTTAATTATGTAAATCAAGTTAACGGGATGCCATATGATCGAAATAGAAATGATAATGGTAGTTTTAATCTCCCAGATAATAAATATATTGAGGCATTTCGAGAGCTCTCTGACTTCGCAGGAGTAATTTTAAGTGGAAATGATAGTAGTGGTTATATACTTACTAAAAATATAAATGACATAGAAATTGACGGAGTCCTATACTCACTTAAAATCGATTTAGGTGGAATTGCTAAAGGTTACGCAGCAGATAAAGCGATAGAAATTTTAAAAATGAATGGCTATGAATATGGTTTTGTAAATGTTGGTCTTAGTAGCTTACAGTTATTGAAGCGAAATGTTTCTAATAAAGGTGCACCAGATGATAATATGTGGGGCATAACTGTTTCAAATCCAAATAATAAAACAGAAAAATACTTAACTATATTTGATAAAAATACTGGGATTTCTACTAGTGGCACCTATGATTTAAGCTATTTCTTAGATGGGAGAGAATACAGCCATATCATTAATCCGTATACTGGAGAGCCTACTACTAGCAGTATCTTAGCTGTATCTATATTAGGTAATAAGTCCAGCGAGGCAGATGCAATCTCAACAGCACTATGTACTATGGCAGAAGAGGAAGCTATAGATTTTATGAATACATATTTAGATCATTATAAAGTTGCTTTAATAATAATGGATGGTAAGGATCTTAAGCTAGTGACAAATATGAAGGAAGAGGATTATATAGTACATTAA